CTGATGTAGTTAAAGCTGTTGAAGGACAATGGACGGATGATGCTTTAAAACAAATACAAAATTCCTTCGGCCGACAGGAATCGAATGCTACCATCTTTATGGGATTGATGAACCACATTGCTCATCATAGAGGACAGGTTACCGTTCTTATGCGTCAAGCGGGGTTACGTATACCTGCGGTATATGGTCCTTCGAAGGAAATTTGGATGCAAATGGGAGTAGAAAAGCCACCACTGTGAAAGTGAAACCACTGAAAAAGTCTCTTTGCCAAAAAAGGTATAACCACTTAAGAAAAATGAGGAGGTTATACCTTTTTTCTGTCTTCTGGGTAAACAACGCCATCGAAACCTCTATGCACGTCTATGCGAACGCTAAAAGTGGGTTGAGGATTTGCGGCGAACTTTCCGTGGAAGCCGATGAGTGCTTAGGGTCGGGTTTTCTCCATAATCAACAGTGATCTATAGTGGGATAGGAAAGCGTATGAGGAATATTTCTCATGGAAAGGAAAAAGCGGTCTATCAAGAGATCATTGAGGCAGAGAAGATCGTTTAGAAGAGCACGAAGGTAAAACGAAATTTGTAAACCATGCAGAATATGATTCAGCTGAAGCGCTTCAGGAGGTCTTGGATATGGGGATAGAGCGAGGATATACGGAAATACTTGATTGTCTTGATGAGCATTTGCAAGCGATCCAATAAACAACTCCTGCATGAAGCAATGGGCTTCACATAGCAACACGTATCGATAAAAAAGATTTCTACATGAGAAGAAGTCTACCTTGACAGTATGAACTGCCAGATGATATAGGTCCGGGCGATCAAGGCGAAGATATCCGAGCCAAGGCTGTAGGCACCAATCCTCCACCCGTCGATCACTCCTAATTTAGTGTTGCTTTCTAGTTCATCATAAGAAATAATGGTGACAATAATTGTCATAAACTCATATATTTAAAAAAGAGGGATGGTCGGGATGTCCAAATCGAAACGGCTGATGGAGCTAATGATGACGGTTAACCGTAAACGGCGGTTCAAGGTTCAGGAGCTTGCAGACCAATTCGGCGTCTCAAAGCGCACGATTTTGAGGGATTTGCAGGAATTGAGCGAGCTGGGGGTGCCGCTCTACTCAGAAGTAGGGCCGCATGGGGGCTATCAGGTGATAAGGGAGAGGGTGTTGCCTCCGATCGCATTCACGGAGGGTGAGGCCGTGGCAATGTTTTTTGCGGTTCATGCCCTGCGCCATTATTCCTCGCTGCCATTCGAAGCAGAATCCGCTTCTGCGCTAAGCAAGTTCTATCTCCATATGCCCGGGGACGTTCGCGACCGGATCGATAGCATGAAGGATCGGGTCGACTTCATTACGCCGACCAGGCGGGGCGATGCTCCCTGCTTATCCATTCTCCTTGATGCCGCGATTCATCGAAAGGTGCTTGTCATCAAGTACAAGTCTAAGGATGAAGGAACGAGCAATCGGCAGATCCAGCCTGTAGGTATCTATGCGAACAACGGTTTCTGGTATTGCACAGGTTACTGCTTCCTGCGCCATGGTTTCCGCGTATTCCGGTGCGACCGTATTAGTGAGGCGGTATATGACGTGACCGGTATGGAGCCGCTCGATCTGGGCGGCATCCGCCTTAGCCGGCGGGAAGTAGCCAAGCCGAGGGAGCCCATTCACCTTTGCGCAGAGTTGAGTCGAGCCGGTGTCCAACGGTGTGAAGCCGAACTGTGGCTTGCTCCAATGCTGGTCGTCTATGAAGACGGAAGCGGTCTGATCGATACGGATGTGTCCCGTGGTGACATTCCTTTTCTTACTGAGTTTTTCATTTCCCTGGGGAATGAAGCCATTCTGCAGGAGCCAGCGGAATTGAGAGATTCAATCCAAAGCAGGCTTACTGAGTTGTTGGCTTATTACTAATGAACGGGCATCGTTTGACAAGTTCTACTTATAAGCCAATCAGCGCGCCACGCGTACAGAAGCATTAACGATCATTATGAATGTATTAAACCTTGATCCGCAATTGAAGCGTCTATTGGATTCCTAGAAATAATACTGTTTACGATTAGAAAAAGAACCTTATTTGATGATCCAAATACGATAATAGTATTCGGGATAGGGTGACCTCTAGATATAGGCATCTCCTTTTATTTCGTCCTATAGATGTTACGCTGAACCGTACCACAAATAGTGGTAAAGCGGAGGGTAGAGTTAATTGTGAGTTTAAATGAGCGCAATATAATTTAGTTGGGGGCACGATGTGTGATCCATTGTGTAATGAATTCAATTAGCTTTTTTGCAGCTGGAGAGGCATTTTTAAAAGTATCGGCAGCAATGCCAATAGAACGATAATACTCTCCTTCCAATGGGCGGCAACATACATTGCCTGGGAGTTGTGACAAAATCATTTCGGGGAGAATACTTAACCCTAAACCGTTTTGTACCATGGCGATTATGGCATGGTCATCTTCTAATTCATATTTGATTCTTGGTGTAAGTTTATTTTGCGAGAAAATTCGCTTTACATCGGTGTCACAACCCGCAATTGGCATGATAAAAGGTTCATCAATCAATTGCTCTAGACGGATGGTTGATTGGCGTTCGAGGGGGTGATTCGACCACATAATGCACACCATCCTATCTTTTTGAAGGGGTACCACATGAAATGCTTCTCGAGTAGGCAGATTTACAAATCCCAAATCAGCAGATCCATCTGCAATCCATTCTTCTATTTCATAGTAGTTACCATCAAGTAGTTTTATTTCAATATGAGGAAATTGATTCTGAAATTGTTTAATGATTTGGGGCAACCATTGAATCGATACACTAGAGAAAGTACCTATCTTCACTGTACCGATTTCGACTCCCTTTAACGCAGCTACTTCTTGATTTAGTTTTTCATTAAGTTGTAGGATTTCTCTGATATGTGGGATCAAGCGTTCGCCATCGTTGGTTAGCCGGATACCCGATCTGTTCCTTATAAGAAGACTCAGTCCGAACTCAAGTTCCAAGCTAGAAATCGCATGACTGATTGCTGATTGTGTTAAATTCAATATCTCTCCTGTTTTGGTAAGACTACCGATTTCGACTACCTTACTGAAAATCTGATATTTAATTAGATTCATAATTAATTGTCTCCTCTATAATACATGAGAAAAATTCATCAAAGTTATTATAAATATTCATTATTTTTATCTTAATTATAATAGTATAATCTGTTTTATACAAAAACATCTACGATTGAAGGGGAGCTTGATCGGAATGGTTCATGAATCAAACGGATCATATTATGCAGTCATATTTTCAAGTCAACGCACGGAGGGGGAAAACGGATATAACATCATGGCTGAAAAAATGGAGGAGCTTGCAACCCAACAACCTGGGTTTTTAGGAGTAGAAAGTGTCAGGGATCCTTCAGGAGTTGGTATTACCATTTCCTATTGGGAGAGCCTGGATGCGATTAGTAACTGGAAGCAGCATCAATCTCACAAAGTTGCTCAGGAGAAAGGTAAGCAAGATTGGTACCAAAATTACAAAATCAAAATTTGTAAAGTTGAAAGAGAGTATTCCTTTTAACACAGACAGTGTGAGTATAAAAAACATCGTCTTCTGTAAATCAGAAGACGATGTTTTTTATGAACGCTGCTTTACCAATGAGTAACCGTCTCGCACACTTGAAACCAACTTTAATGAGCCGTTGGTTCGTAATTTATACTTTGCTTATATTTCTCCGAGAAAACCGTTTCTTCTTGATCCTGTTGTTGGCATAGGAGCAGTCGGAGTAAAAGGCATGAATATCTGGTAGTATATGAAATATAAGACTTTCATCAGGGGGACTAAATGAGTGAATATTCAGTTGACTACCGACGTCATTAGGACGTGGTGCGGAAAAACCTCTTACGATAAAGGAGAGACCTATTATCTAGCTGGCAAAGTACTTTTTACTACTTTCGATCAAGAATCTGATATTTATAGAGCCGCCGTTACAGGAAACAGTAGTGAACAGGTAACGGTTAGCGCAGAGCCAGACGGAGAGGTGCAAGCGGAATGCACCTGTCCGACGTTATCCTCCTATCCATTTTATTGCCAACATATCGCTGCCGTGTTAATGGGTCTCTATGATATTCAGGAGCAGGGAAGTTCGGCGATGTCTTTGAGTAGTGCTAAATCTTATATGGAGGATGACCTTCCAAGGATTGTAGATGGGGGACTTGAATTGACTAACTTTGTGCTGGAGTTGTTCACCGATAAGAAGTTACGATCAAGCCGGGCCAGGCCCTATTTCGACTCTCGGACTTCCCTAGATGTGGAGTTTATTTGTAGGCTTGTTGCTAACGGTTATAACAGGTATATGTTCAGCATTGAAATGAAGCTTGGCCCTAAACGTTTGTATGTTGTACAGAAAATAAGAGACTTTCTTGAAGCCATAGATCGTGGGGAGAGTTATGTATTCTCCAAGCATTTTACTTATGATCCGGAGATCCATAATTTCTCGCAAGCAAATGATGATGTGATTCGCCAGCTCATCCATATGTATAACAGTGAGCAAATGTACCGTGAGTCATCGAATTTGGATTCCAATCAGAGGATTAAGACGAACGACAGGATGTTAAGGATTACTCCTATCTACTGGGACAAGCTGCTTGTCTTGCTAGGTAAGGCTACATCTGTAAAATTGGAACACAATCGAGTGATATATGATGGAATTGCTGTATCCGAAGAAACTATGCCACTTCATTTCGAGTTTGATCAAGTGCAGGTAGGTGGCTATGAATTAGATATCCAAGGATTGGATAATATCGTTGTGATGGAGTCTTATGGTATGGCTGTATCAGAGGGTAAGCTGATGAAGTTATCGTCTGAACAGTGTAAGCGACTCGCTGAACTGAAGTATAGGTTAGAAATTTCCCATAAGCATCGCATTCAGATCCCACAGGAGCAGTTAGAATTATTTGTGGATAACGTGATACCGGGTCTTATGAAGCTGGGTAGTGTACACATCGCCAAATCCGTATCTGATCGCATGATACATACACCTCTAAAAGCTAAGCTATATTTGGATAGAGTCAAAAATAGACTATTGGCGGGTCTGGAATTTCACTATGGTGATATCATGATTAATCCTCTAGAAGTAGAAAGCCCCACAAGCAGCAATGAACGTATTCTTGTGCGGAATGGGGATCATGAAACATCCATTTTGGCGTTGATGGAGCATAGTTCTTTTTATAAGACAGAAGGTGGCTATTTCTTAACGGATGAAGATGCAGAATACGAATTTCTGGTCTATGTGGTTCCGCAGTTAGAGAAGTTGGTGGAGATCTACGTTACCACGGCTGTAAAAGAAAAAATCCACAGGGGGCATACTGCTCCGAGCATAAGGGTAAATGCGGATTCACGAAATGATTGGCTGGAATTTCAATTTGATATAGCCGGAGTTGCAGAGGCGGAGGTTCGTAATCTGTTGGAGTCCCTTGAGACTAAGCGTAAATACTATCGCTTACCGAATGGTGCGCTATTGCCACTAGAGGCAGAGGAATTTCAAGAGATTATACGTTTCATGAACGACATGAATATCGGAACAGGGGAAGTGATAGGGAATACCCTTCGTCTTCCACTTGTCCACGGACTTCATCTAATGGATGTTCACAAGGAAGGGAATACGGTTAAATTAGGTAAATCGTTACGACGTCTCCTCGAGAATATGCGAAATCCAGATCTTCTTGATTTCTCTGTTCCTGAGAGTCTTGCCCCTGTGCTTCGTGATTATCAGCAGTATGGATATCAATGGATGAAGATGCTCGCCCATTATCGATTTGGTGGTATTCTGGCGGATGATATGGGGCTTGGAAAGACTATACAAAGTATTGCATTTATTGTCTCCGTACTACCTGAGATCCGAAGTCAGAAGATGCCAGCCCTGATCGTCGCTCCGGCTTCACTTACGTATAATTGGAGGAATGAACTGAAGAAGTTCGCACCAGAGGTTCGGACCCACATCGTTGACGGTAGCCAAGAGGAGCGTAGCCGTGTGTTGCAGGATACATCTGAGGTAGACATCATCATTACCTCCTATCCACTGCTGCGCAGAGATATTAATGCGTATGCCAAGTTGTCATTTCACACGCTGATTTTGGATGAGGCTCAGATGTTTAAGAACTATACGACACAAACAGCGCAGACGGTAAGGAAGATTCAAGCTCGGCATCGTTTCGCCCTTACGGGTACGCCGATAGAGAATTCAATTGAAGAATTGTGGTCTATATTTAATGTGGTCTTTCCTGCGTTATTTTCAACTAAAAAGGAATTCGCTGCTCTAACTAGAGATAGCGTAGCGAAGAGGATTCGTCCGTTTTTATTACGACGGCTTAAAAGTGATGTGTTGAAGGAGCTGCCTGAAAGAATCGAATCGCTGTTGGTTTCCGAATTGTTGCCTGATCAGAAGAAGCTGTATATGGCTTATTTGGCAAAGTTAAAGCATGAGACACTGAAGCATCTGAATGATAAATCTTTTCACAAAAATAAGGTGAAGATCCTAGCCGGTCTGACGAGACTCCGCCAATTGTGCTGTCATCCAGCTCTATTCGTTGAAGGCTACACAGGGAGTTCAGCTAAGTTCGAGCAACTGCTGGAGACGATAGACGAATGCCGACGTGCAGGGAAAAGAATGCTAATATTCTCGCAATTTACAGGGATGTTAGGGTTAATCGGTAGAGAACTTGGTGAACAAAGGGTGCCTTATTTCTACCTGGATGGCAATACTCCTGCGTCTGAACGAGTCGAACTATGCAACAGATTTAACGAAGGTGAACGCGAATTATTCCTTATTTCATTAAAAGCCGGAGGCACAGGACTTAACTTAACGGGAGCGGATACGGTTATCTTGTATGACCTATGGTGGAATCCTGCAGTGGAGGCACAGGCTGAGGCACGAGCCCATCGTATCGGGCAGAACAAGGTTGTCCAAGTCATACGCCTTGTTGCCCAAGGCACGATGGAAGAAAAGATGTATGAACTCCAACAGAATAAGAAGAATTTGATCGAAGAAGTGATTAGATCGGGGGAAGAAACATCATCCGTTCTGTCGGAGCAGGAGATTCGGGAAATTTTGATGATAGACTAGTCACAGGACTAGTCTATGTGGTTTCTCCAACGTGGAATTGATACG
The nucleotide sequence above comes from Paenibacillus sp. IHBB 10380. Encoded proteins:
- a CDS encoding helix-turn-helix transcriptional regulator; amino-acid sequence: MSKSKRLMELMMTVNRKRRFKVQELADQFGVSKRTILRDLQELSELGVPLYSEVGPHGGYQVIRERVLPPIAFTEGEAVAMFFAVHALRHYSSLPFEAESASALSKFYLHMPGDVRDRIDSMKDRVDFITPTRRGDAPCLSILLDAAIHRKVLVIKYKSKDEGTSNRQIQPVGIYANNGFWYCTGYCFLRHGFRVFRCDRISEAVYDVTGMEPLDLGGIRLSRREVAKPREPIHLCAELSRAGVQRCEAELWLAPMLVVYEDGSGLIDTDVSRGDIPFLTEFFISLGNEAILQEPAELRDSIQSRLTELLAYY
- a CDS encoding LysR family transcriptional regulator, translated to MNLIKYQIFSKVVEIGSLTKTGEILNLTQSAISHAISSLELEFGLSLLIRNRSGIRLTNDGERLIPHIREILQLNEKLNQEVAALKGVEIGTVKIGTFSSVSIQWLPQIIKQFQNQFPHIEIKLLDGNYYEIEEWIADGSADLGFVNLPTREAFHVVPLQKDRMVCIMWSNHPLERQSTIRLEQLIDEPFIMPIAGCDTDVKRIFSQNKLTPRIKYELEDDHAIIAMVQNGLGLSILPEMILSQLPGNVCCRPLEGEYYRSIGIAADTFKNASPAAKKLIEFITQWITHRAPN
- a CDS encoding antibiotic biosynthesis monooxygenase family protein, whose amino-acid sequence is MVHESNGSYYAVIFSSQRTEGENGYNIMAEKMEELATQQPGFLGVESVRDPSGVGITISYWESLDAISNWKQHQSHKVAQEKGKQDWYQNYKIKICKVEREYSF
- a CDS encoding DEAD/DEAH box helicase, with protein sequence MNIQLTTDVIRTWCGKTSYDKGETYYLAGKVLFTTFDQESDIYRAAVTGNSSEQVTVSAEPDGEVQAECTCPTLSSYPFYCQHIAAVLMGLYDIQEQGSSAMSLSSAKSYMEDDLPRIVDGGLELTNFVLELFTDKKLRSSRARPYFDSRTSLDVEFICRLVANGYNRYMFSIEMKLGPKRLYVVQKIRDFLEAIDRGESYVFSKHFTYDPEIHNFSQANDDVIRQLIHMYNSEQMYRESSNLDSNQRIKTNDRMLRITPIYWDKLLVLLGKATSVKLEHNRVIYDGIAVSEETMPLHFEFDQVQVGGYELDIQGLDNIVVMESYGMAVSEGKLMKLSSEQCKRLAELKYRLEISHKHRIQIPQEQLELFVDNVIPGLMKLGSVHIAKSVSDRMIHTPLKAKLYLDRVKNRLLAGLEFHYGDIMINPLEVESPTSSNERILVRNGDHETSILALMEHSSFYKTEGGYFLTDEDAEYEFLVYVVPQLEKLVEIYVTTAVKEKIHRGHTAPSIRVNADSRNDWLEFQFDIAGVAEAEVRNLLESLETKRKYYRLPNGALLPLEAEEFQEIIRFMNDMNIGTGEVIGNTLRLPLVHGLHLMDVHKEGNTVKLGKSLRRLLENMRNPDLLDFSVPESLAPVLRDYQQYGYQWMKMLAHYRFGGILADDMGLGKTIQSIAFIVSVLPEIRSQKMPALIVAPASLTYNWRNELKKFAPEVRTHIVDGSQEERSRVLQDTSEVDIIITSYPLLRRDINAYAKLSFHTLILDEAQMFKNYTTQTAQTVRKIQARHRFALTGTPIENSIEELWSIFNVVFPALFSTKKEFAALTRDSVAKRIRPFLLRRLKSDVLKELPERIESLLVSELLPDQKKLYMAYLAKLKHETLKHLNDKSFHKNKVKILAGLTRLRQLCCHPALFVEGYTGSSAKFEQLLETIDECRRAGKRMLIFSQFTGMLGLIGRELGEQRVPYFYLDGNTPASERVELCNRFNEGERELFLISLKAGGTGLNLTGADTVILYDLWWNPAVEAQAEARAHRIGQNKVVQVIRLVAQGTMEEKMYELQQNKKNLIEEVIRSGEETSSVLSEQEIREILMID